A genomic segment from Syntrophotalea acetylenivorans encodes:
- a CDS encoding electron transfer flavoprotein subunit beta/FixA family protein produces the protein MHFVVCIKQVPDTMDITINPETNTLQRDGVASIINPFDMYAIEEAIRLREKLGGQVTALSMGPPQAESALREAISMGVDNAVLLSDRAFIGSDTWATSYTLATAIRKLGDYSVILCGKQAADGDTAQVGPGIAEHLDLPQITYVRKIEKMTPDLIVAQRMLEEGVEVLEAELPCVLTVVKEINKPRLPSLKNIMNARKAPITHWQAKDLACDTSKLGLEGSLTKVLTVFSPPPRSSGEVMTGEADQIVHALVDKIKEAIITAAL, from the coding sequence ATGCATTTTGTCGTTTGCATTAAGCAAGTCCCGGATACGATGGACATAACGATTAATCCGGAGACCAACACCCTGCAACGGGACGGTGTCGCTTCCATCATCAACCCCTTCGACATGTATGCCATAGAAGAGGCCATACGCCTTCGCGAGAAACTGGGCGGGCAGGTAACAGCCCTCAGCATGGGGCCGCCCCAGGCTGAAAGTGCCCTCCGCGAAGCGATTTCTATGGGAGTCGACAATGCTGTTCTGCTCTCCGACCGTGCTTTTATCGGCAGCGATACCTGGGCTACCAGCTATACCCTGGCAACGGCCATACGAAAACTTGGGGATTACAGCGTGATATTGTGTGGCAAACAAGCGGCTGATGGGGACACAGCCCAGGTCGGACCAGGCATTGCTGAGCACCTCGATTTACCCCAGATAACCTATGTGCGCAAAATTGAAAAAATGACTCCGGATCTTATTGTGGCCCAACGCATGCTGGAGGAGGGAGTCGAGGTGCTCGAAGCAGAGTTGCCTTGTGTATTGACGGTGGTTAAGGAGATTAATAAGCCCCGGCTACCATCATTGAAAAACATTATGAACGCCCGCAAAGCACCCATTACCCACTGGCAGGCGAAGGACCTTGCCTGTGACACCTCAAAGCTCGGGCTGGAGGGGTCTTTGACCAAAGTATTAACAGTTTTCAGTCCTCCCCCACGAAGCAGTGGTGAGGTTATGACCGGAGAGGCCGACCAAATCGTTCACGCCCTGGTGGATAAAATCAAAGAGGCGATCATAACGGCAGCGTTATAG
- a CDS encoding acyl carrier protein — protein sequence MRTIDNIRHFITSEICGGNCEPITDTDLLIDQGIIDSMGIIVLLEFLEKKFAVTIEGDELLPENFATLAAISSLVDKKNGIVGEG from the coding sequence ATGAGGACGATCGACAATATCAGGCATTTTATAACCTCCGAGATTTGTGGTGGAAATTGCGAACCCATTACCGACACCGATTTGCTCATCGATCAGGGGATTATCGACTCTATGGGAATTATCGTTCTATTGGAATTCCTGGAGAAGAAATTTGCCGTCACTATTGAAGGTGACGAATTGCTCCCCGAAAATTTCGCCACCCTTGCAGCGATTTCCTCCTTAGTCGACAAAAAAAACGGCATCGTTGGGGAGGGTTGA
- a CDS encoding GNAT family N-acetyltransferase, with protein sequence MSAEFITPDDPRWKAFLAKAAHDFYHLPEYVSFAARYEEGEPVAFLAEEQGAGLLLPLLIRPLPENLNIQSDGCDALSPYGYPAPILYGSPDENAIDALWQKFIELGKERGLISVFMRMHPLLSFPKETLQKYGLLIQHGQTVHCDLSLSCEDMLGQTCKNHKRNIRKLQNNGFSTVRNAWTFWHQFMDVYRATMRRVEAKGFYLFSDEYFDDLKKALKDKLDLWVVLSADGEFAAGAVFTVTNGIIEYHLGGTAEQFLGVAPSKLMFYDVRNWGKEEGHRVLHLGGGLGERPIPCLSSRRAFPMIMQTFLPFAWCLTMRNMIDWKKNGVICLDRLGRTGRLFRSIGRIFDRYATTCPKGF encoded by the coding sequence ATGAGCGCCGAATTCATTACCCCAGATGATCCCAGGTGGAAGGCCTTCCTGGCCAAAGCTGCTCACGATTTCTATCACCTTCCGGAATATGTCTCTTTTGCCGCCAGATACGAAGAGGGCGAGCCGGTGGCCTTCCTCGCTGAAGAACAGGGTGCGGGCCTGTTGCTGCCCTTACTTATCAGACCGCTGCCAGAAAATCTAAATATCCAGTCTGATGGTTGCGATGCCCTGTCTCCTTACGGTTATCCCGCCCCAATTCTTTATGGCTCTCCTGATGAAAACGCTATAGACGCTCTATGGCAAAAGTTTATTGAACTGGGAAAGGAGCGTGGGCTTATTTCGGTCTTCATGCGTATGCATCCCTTGCTTTCTTTTCCCAAAGAGACGTTGCAAAAATATGGGTTGCTGATACAGCATGGCCAGACCGTTCATTGCGATTTAAGTTTATCTTGCGAAGACATGCTGGGGCAGACTTGCAAGAATCATAAACGTAATATCAGGAAGTTACAGAACAATGGATTCTCAACAGTAAGGAATGCTTGGACATTCTGGCACCAGTTCATGGATGTTTACCGTGCAACGATGCGAAGGGTCGAGGCAAAAGGGTTCTATCTTTTTTCCGATGAGTATTTCGATGATCTTAAAAAGGCTCTCAAAGACAAACTCGATTTATGGGTGGTGCTCTCTGCCGATGGCGAGTTCGCCGCAGGTGCTGTGTTTACGGTGACAAACGGTATCATCGAGTATCATCTGGGAGGGACTGCCGAACAATTTCTTGGTGTGGCGCCTAGCAAGTTGATGTTTTACGACGTGCGGAATTGGGGAAAAGAGGAAGGGCATCGCGTATTGCATCTGGGAGGCGGATTGGGGGAGAGGCCGATTCCCTGTTTAAGTTCAAGGCGGGCTTTTCCAATGATTATGCAGACTTTTTTACCTTTCGCATGGTGCTTAACCATGAGGAATATGATCGACTGGAAGAAAAATGGCGTAATTTGTCTGGACAGGTTAGGCAGGACAGGGAGGCTTTTCCGGTCTATCGGCAGGATTTTTGACCGATACGCAACTACTTGCCCAAAAGGTTTTTGA
- a CDS encoding acyl-CoA dehydrogenase family protein codes for MEFVLSDEQIDLRDAVIRFARQEIDHDLPSYDKEGNFPFESWQKCADMQIIALPFAEAYGGCESDFLTTAIVLQALGYSCMDSGLVHALATQILCGLQIQQFGSPEQKRGFLPALCRGEKIFAQAITEPGAGSDAIGAMSTRAEKTEDGYVLNGSKMFISNGPIADVVIVFALTDSKGSRLGGVSCFMVEKETAGFERCRSIEKMGLSTLQNGELVFDDCYVPESALLGRVGQGAIIFNESMELERSLLPAAHLGTLERVLETSIAYAKKRSSFGKTIGKHQSVANKIVDMKIAFELGRLILYKAATLKTQGKRAAMEASIAKLYISEGLKQSCLDAVQVHGGYGFSKEYEIERDLRDSIAATIYSGTSEMQQAIISRLMGL; via the coding sequence ATGGAATTCGTCTTGAGCGATGAACAGATAGATTTGCGAGATGCGGTTATCCGCTTCGCCCGCCAGGAAATCGACCATGACCTTCCCAGCTACGATAAAGAAGGAAACTTTCCCTTCGAATCATGGCAGAAGTGTGCCGACATGCAGATCATCGCTCTTCCCTTTGCTGAGGCGTATGGCGGTTGTGAAAGTGATTTCCTGACAACCGCTATTGTGTTGCAGGCGCTTGGCTATAGCTGCATGGATTCTGGACTGGTTCATGCTCTTGCTACGCAAATCCTCTGTGGCCTGCAGATCCAACAGTTCGGTAGCCCGGAGCAGAAGCGAGGCTTCCTGCCAGCGCTATGCCGTGGTGAAAAGATCTTTGCGCAAGCGATAACCGAGCCCGGTGCCGGCTCCGATGCCATAGGGGCCATGAGCACTCGAGCCGAAAAGACGGAAGATGGTTATGTCCTGAATGGTTCGAAGATGTTTATTTCCAACGGACCGATAGCGGATGTAGTCATCGTTTTTGCCCTTACCGATTCTAAAGGGAGTCGCCTTGGCGGTGTCTCCTGCTTTATGGTCGAGAAGGAAACGGCGGGTTTTGAGCGATGCCGCTCCATAGAAAAGATGGGGTTATCCACCCTGCAGAACGGGGAACTCGTTTTCGATGATTGCTATGTGCCGGAATCCGCTCTGCTTGGCCGGGTAGGGCAGGGGGCGATCATCTTCAACGAGTCGATGGAGTTAGAACGGAGTCTCCTTCCGGCTGCCCACCTTGGAACCCTTGAGCGGGTGCTGGAGACCTCTATTGCCTATGCCAAAAAACGCTCCTCCTTCGGCAAGACTATCGGTAAACACCAATCGGTGGCCAATAAAATTGTTGATATGAAAATTGCTTTTGAACTTGGCCGTTTGATTTTGTACAAGGCTGCAACCCTTAAAACCCAGGGTAAGAGAGCCGCCATGGAGGCCTCCATCGCTAAATTGTACATTAGTGAGGGCCTGAAACAAAGCTGCCTGGATGCTGTTCAGGTTCACGGCGGCTATGGCTTTTCCAAGGAATACGAAATCGAAAGAGATCTGCGAGACAGCATTGCAGCCACCATCTACTCAGGTACCAGCGAGATGCAACAGGCCATTATTTCGCGCTTGATGGGGCTTTAA
- a CDS encoding amidohydrolase family protein → MRIDKTSVERYLATIQEIGASVRLTDCHAHPYEVMYDDCRYEPNSEVAGVYSTGKACYVPPMSAAISLEAPASPDPDTPRDLVERMMLLTMRRRFTHTGPQYWLDQARLAGLGRFVLLAVAQPGRTADVRMAEMARMFGDDPHFLWGYSLPNTLAPERVEEDIQQAIKKYEISVLKVHPTLSGHELTAVEGRARVDALLKTAQKVGMPVIVHGGKSPSVRYPPTACQQGELDHLAKLDLAGSCYPIVIAHAGAFGIGAEEFQRRVLPQLHELLSKYDHLLVDTSALSVDVLSVLVGQVEPERILFGSDALYELSWKAAVKLYWVLEQQFSRPEDLFALIAGENPEKLFIKEV, encoded by the coding sequence ATGCGGATCGATAAGACATCCGTCGAGCGTTATCTGGCGACGATTCAAGAAATCGGAGCGTCGGTGCGACTGACAGACTGCCATGCTCATCCTTATGAAGTAATGTACGACGATTGCAGATACGAGCCTAATTCAGAAGTGGCCGGAGTTTATAGTACCGGAAAGGCGTGTTATGTGCCGCCAATGAGTGCCGCTATTTCTCTCGAAGCTCCGGCATCGCCAGATCCTGATACGCCTCGTGATTTGGTAGAACGAATGATGCTGTTGACCATGCGGCGCCGTTTTACCCATACCGGGCCCCAATATTGGCTTGATCAGGCGCGTCTTGCAGGATTGGGGAGATTCGTTCTTTTGGCTGTGGCACAGCCGGGCCGCACCGCCGATGTTCGAATGGCGGAAATGGCCAGGATGTTCGGTGATGACCCTCATTTTTTATGGGGCTATAGTTTGCCAAATACGCTGGCCCCGGAAAGGGTCGAGGAGGACATCCAGCAAGCGATCAAAAAGTACGAAATCAGCGTACTTAAAGTCCATCCGACATTATCCGGGCATGAGCTCACTGCAGTGGAAGGGCGTGCGCGCGTAGATGCTCTTTTAAAGACGGCCCAGAAGGTTGGTATGCCGGTGATTGTGCATGGCGGGAAGAGCCCAAGCGTGAGATATCCGCCAACGGCATGTCAACAGGGCGAATTAGACCATCTGGCCAAACTCGATCTGGCCGGGTCTTGCTACCCCATCGTCATCGCCCATGCCGGAGCCTTTGGGATCGGTGCCGAAGAGTTTCAACGTCGGGTTTTGCCGCAGTTACATGAGCTACTTTCCAAATATGATCATTTGTTGGTGGATACCTCCGCTTTGTCGGTTGATGTGCTTAGCGTGCTCGTGGGTCAGGTAGAACCTGAGCGGATCCTTTTTGGTTCAGATGCTTTGTATGAGCTTTCCTGGAAAGCGGCTGTCAAGCTTTACTGGGTTCTGGAACAACAATTTTCCCGACCGGAAGACCTGTTTGCACTGATTGCAGGTGAGAACCCGGAAAAATTGTTCATAAAGGAGGTTTAG
- a CDS encoding alginate lyase family protein, with product MLGKLSVYMPTLYRLGLNNVAVVALYRLAIRSGLIEKLLPKGRNYEGAFFTAEPVCCDSPSQPSLSGSVVKEAEDILQGKIKYFSHQFIEVGAPPDWFRNPLTGRTCKDPERHWSKIGDFNQDVGDIKVCWELSRFDWALVLARAYGKTADERFLVTLNSWVADWIKHNPLNAGLNWKCGQESSIRLLQVLLTGFLLGQDQNPSTRLIRFIAEHCGRIAPTIKYAIAQDNNHGTSEAAALYVGGAWLEKFAKQPRLRTNGRRFKKKGLKWLENRVQKLVAIDGSFSQYSINYHRLLVDTLNIVEFWRRQLRQKEFSANYYARCKAAINWLYQLTDESGDGPNLGSNDGARLFVLSDTDYRDFRPTVQLGMCLFYDGKVYPSGPWDEPLKWLELTNERLPMVSVSQSACDFPDGGYVVIRGEDRTWGALRYPNFCFRPGHADAFHLDLWHRGDNLLRDSGSYSYNAEEPWQSYFSSTRAHNTVEFDGRDQMPRLSRFLRGGWLQMEQPGELSFSNGQTSWSGSYRDYRGASHKRTITNVGSLWRVVDELGGIETKAVLRWRLAPGNWLVDGLKCVGEQLEIKVSGNVAISRFELQDGWESRFYLHKAQIPVLEIEINAAEAIITSDLYINP from the coding sequence ATGCTTGGAAAACTGTCTGTTTATATGCCTACGTTGTATCGTCTTGGCTTGAACAACGTAGCGGTCGTAGCCTTGTACAGATTGGCCATTCGTTCCGGTCTGATTGAAAAGCTGCTCCCAAAGGGCAGGAACTATGAAGGAGCATTTTTCACCGCTGAGCCTGTTTGCTGTGATAGCCCATCTCAACCATCTTTGAGCGGTTCCGTTGTCAAGGAAGCTGAAGACATCCTGCAAGGCAAAATCAAATACTTTTCGCATCAGTTCATCGAAGTGGGCGCGCCGCCTGACTGGTTTAGAAATCCTTTGACTGGTCGCACCTGCAAAGACCCTGAGCGGCATTGGTCGAAAATCGGTGATTTCAATCAGGATGTTGGCGACATCAAGGTTTGCTGGGAACTTTCGCGTTTTGATTGGGCACTTGTTTTGGCCAGGGCCTATGGCAAGACAGCTGATGAACGTTTTCTTGTCACCTTAAACTCCTGGGTAGCGGACTGGATTAAGCATAACCCCCTCAACGCGGGCCTCAATTGGAAATGCGGTCAGGAGAGCAGCATAAGATTACTACAGGTGCTGCTGACCGGCTTTTTGCTCGGGCAGGATCAAAACCCGAGTACTAGGCTTATCCGATTTATTGCGGAACACTGCGGCCGCATAGCGCCTACCATAAAGTACGCCATAGCCCAGGATAACAATCACGGGACGAGTGAGGCGGCCGCCCTCTATGTCGGTGGTGCCTGGCTTGAAAAATTCGCCAAACAACCCAGGCTCAGAACCAATGGCCGCCGGTTTAAAAAGAAAGGCCTTAAATGGCTGGAAAATAGGGTACAAAAACTGGTAGCGATAGATGGCAGTTTTTCTCAATATTCCATCAATTACCACCGACTTCTTGTGGACACCTTGAATATCGTAGAGTTCTGGCGCCGTCAGTTGAGACAGAAGGAGTTTTCTGCCAATTATTATGCCCGATGTAAGGCTGCGATTAACTGGCTGTATCAGTTGACGGACGAAAGCGGAGATGGTCCTAACTTGGGGTCCAATGATGGTGCCCGGCTCTTCGTTCTTTCGGACACCGACTACCGGGACTTTCGCCCAACAGTGCAGCTCGGCATGTGCCTTTTTTATGACGGCAAGGTGTATCCATCCGGACCGTGGGATGAGCCTCTTAAATGGCTCGAGTTGACGAATGAACGTCTGCCTATGGTGAGCGTTTCTCAGAGTGCCTGCGATTTTCCTGACGGAGGCTATGTGGTGATCAGGGGCGAGGACAGGACATGGGGTGCCCTGCGTTATCCGAACTTCTGTTTTCGCCCAGGCCATGCCGACGCCTTTCATTTGGACTTGTGGCATCGGGGTGACAACCTGCTGCGCGATTCGGGATCTTATTCTTACAATGCCGAAGAACCCTGGCAGAGTTACTTCTCATCCACCAGAGCCCACAATACTGTTGAGTTTGACGGACGGGATCAGATGCCGCGACTCAGCCGGTTTTTGCGCGGGGGCTGGCTGCAAATGGAGCAACCGGGAGAACTGAGCTTTTCGAATGGACAGACATCCTGGTCCGGTTCCTATCGCGATTATCGCGGGGCTAGTCATAAGCGTACCATTACCAACGTGGGCAGTCTGTGGAGAGTCGTCGACGAGTTAGGTGGAATCGAAACTAAGGCTGTTTTACGTTGGCGCCTGGCACCTGGGAATTGGTTGGTTGATGGCTTGAAATGTGTTGGAGAACAGTTAGAGATAAAAGTATCCGGTAACGTAGCGATCAGTCGTTTCGAATTGCAGGATGGTTGGGAATCGCGATTTTATCTGCATAAAGCGCAGATTCCTGTGCTGGAAATAGAGATCAACGCTGCAGAGGCTATTATTACCTCTGATCTTTACATCAACCCTTGA
- a CDS encoding amino acid adenylation domain-containing protein, whose amino-acid sequence MDGNLVQHYLHHSPVSPAKVACTDGRRSITYAEVADLSNRLATLLKQYGVRRQDRVALCLNRSASFLPAVLGILKADAVYVPLDPNSPPERWQKIVADCAPTAILCDSQTILPLAETVKASIPRIFFAPRCELPLAGVEAAAAIEDVLASSMRAPPCSNEPDDLAYVLYTSGSTGAPKGVMITHRNICNYIDWAVDYFAINSEDRLLGTAPFHFDMSTFDLWCPIKAGATLCLADKALTLFPEKLLGFMEAEQVTIWKGISSLLFYMDRAGVIAPGRIPTMSRVLFGGDALPTRTLIRWMEAFPDKSFFNVYGPTEATGISLCYPVKNIPQEPGERIPIGRSCKGMKADLLDESLLPVPNGTVGELCLTGPGLGKGYLNDTERTARVFFTVRVPGASAENWYHTGDLGLRREDGNIEFVGRKDQQVKVMGYRIELGEIEQALRAIDGVCEAAVVTADRGGMEELVAFVEDNGGTDHAFIMARLRDRLPGYMMPRRLLPLADIPRCGRGKINRAALRALAMETKHADR is encoded by the coding sequence ATGGATGGGAACCTCGTTCAACATTACCTGCACCATTCCCCGGTGTCGCCGGCCAAGGTGGCCTGTACCGATGGGCGCAGGTCTATCACCTATGCCGAAGTGGCAGACCTTTCCAATCGCCTGGCCACCTTGCTGAAGCAATATGGAGTCCGCCGCCAGGACCGGGTGGCCCTCTGTTTAAACCGGTCGGCATCTTTTCTTCCAGCCGTTCTGGGTATTCTTAAAGCTGATGCGGTATATGTCCCGCTCGATCCCAACTCCCCGCCGGAAAGGTGGCAAAAGATTGTGGCCGATTGCGCGCCGACTGCCATCTTATGTGACAGTCAGACAATCCTGCCTCTAGCGGAGACTGTTAAGGCGTCTATACCACGTATCTTTTTCGCGCCCCGTTGCGAACTGCCTCTTGCCGGTGTTGAAGCGGCAGCGGCGATAGAAGATGTCCTGGCAAGTTCGATGAGGGCACCCCCGTGCAGTAACGAGCCCGATGACCTGGCTTATGTACTGTATACCTCAGGATCGACCGGTGCCCCTAAAGGGGTCATGATCACTCATCGAAATATATGCAACTATATTGACTGGGCGGTCGACTATTTTGCCATAAATAGTGAAGACCGACTTCTAGGTACGGCTCCTTTTCATTTCGACATGTCCACCTTTGATCTATGGTGCCCGATTAAGGCCGGGGCTACTCTCTGTCTGGCGGATAAAGCCCTGACTCTGTTTCCAGAAAAACTTCTGGGGTTCATGGAAGCGGAGCAAGTCACTATCTGGAAGGGTATCTCCTCTCTCCTTTTCTATATGGACCGGGCCGGGGTTATTGCTCCAGGGAGAATTCCTACCATGAGCCGTGTTCTTTTTGGCGGCGATGCGCTGCCGACTCGCACTCTTATCCGTTGGATGGAAGCATTCCCGGACAAATCATTCTTCAATGTTTATGGGCCCACCGAGGCCACGGGTATTTCCCTCTGTTATCCAGTTAAAAATATACCGCAAGAACCTGGAGAGCGTATTCCTATCGGTCGTTCCTGCAAAGGGATGAAGGCGGACCTGCTCGATGAAAGCCTCCTGCCTGTTCCGAATGGAACGGTTGGTGAGCTTTGTTTGACCGGTCCAGGTCTGGGAAAAGGTTATCTGAACGATACGGAGCGTACCGCCCGGGTGTTTTTTACGGTAAGGGTCCCGGGAGCTTCCGCAGAGAACTGGTACCATACCGGAGACCTGGGATTGCGAAGGGAGGATGGCAATATCGAGTTTGTCGGCCGCAAGGATCAGCAGGTTAAGGTCATGGGCTATCGTATCGAATTGGGAGAGATTGAACAGGCGCTCCGGGCCATCGATGGGGTTTGCGAGGCGGCGGTAGTGACAGCAGACCGGGGCGGGATGGAGGAGTTGGTTGCTTTTGTCGAGGACAATGGCGGAACTGACCACGCATTTATTATGGCACGATTGCGTGACCGTCTTCCGGGATACATGATGCCTCGGCGTTTGTTGCCATTGGCGGATATCCCCCGATGTGGAAGGGGAAAAATTAATCGTGCGGCGCTGCGAGCGTTGGCCATGGAGACCAAACATGCGGATCGATAA
- a CDS encoding electron transfer flavoprotein subunit alpha/FixB family protein → MDPICIIKTKCIGCGLCVKACPFAAISLQNDLAVVDVPKCTLCGACLEVCPHDAIEIRQAQGVAQDLNDYYDVWIFAEQKNGVVQPIAYELLGEGRKLADTLGMSLCAVLIGHDIQKQVTALTSRGADRVHLVDRAELAYFQDEPYANVLSELVRRHKPAILLYGATSIGRSLAPRVAVAVNAGLTADCTGLSIVPETGDLLQTRPTFGGNIMATIISPDNRPQMATVRHKVMKEAEVVEGHNGEIVLEKIASELLRSRTRRLRFEPEQETTMNIAEANIIVSGGRGLQKPENFKLIRDLAEVLGAGVGSSRAAVDAGWIPYSHQVGQTGKTVCPKIYIACGISGQIQHLAGMSSSDLIIAINKDPDAPIFKFANYGLVGDLFTIVPLLTKEFKNLLGK, encoded by the coding sequence ATGGATCCTATTTGCATCATAAAAACTAAATGCATCGGTTGCGGGTTATGCGTTAAGGCATGTCCCTTTGCCGCTATCAGCTTGCAAAATGATCTGGCAGTGGTCGATGTACCCAAGTGCACCTTATGCGGGGCCTGTCTTGAGGTTTGCCCCCATGACGCCATCGAGATACGTCAAGCACAGGGCGTTGCTCAGGATTTGAATGATTATTATGACGTATGGATATTTGCGGAACAGAAAAATGGGGTGGTTCAACCCATAGCCTATGAATTACTGGGCGAGGGTCGCAAACTTGCGGATACCTTGGGAATGTCCCTTTGCGCCGTTTTGATCGGACACGATATCCAAAAACAGGTAACCGCCCTCACCTCGCGGGGAGCCGATCGAGTGCATCTTGTCGATCGCGCAGAGCTGGCCTACTTTCAGGATGAACCCTATGCCAATGTACTGAGTGAGCTGGTCCGCCGTCACAAACCGGCGATTTTACTCTACGGCGCCACCAGCATCGGGCGCAGCCTGGCGCCACGGGTGGCGGTGGCGGTTAACGCCGGCCTCACGGCCGACTGCACCGGCCTGTCGATTGTTCCGGAAACCGGTGATCTTTTACAGACCCGTCCAACCTTCGGCGGCAATATCATGGCGACCATCATCAGTCCTGACAACCGCCCGCAAATGGCTACGGTGCGCCACAAGGTCATGAAAGAAGCCGAGGTCGTTGAGGGGCATAACGGTGAGATTGTGCTGGAAAAGATAGCGAGCGAGCTGTTGCGATCACGCACACGGCGCTTACGCTTCGAGCCCGAACAGGAAACCACCATGAATATCGCCGAAGCCAATATCATTGTCTCCGGCGGCCGTGGTTTGCAAAAGCCAGAAAATTTCAAATTAATTCGTGACCTGGCTGAAGTTCTAGGAGCGGGTGTTGGATCGTCCCGTGCGGCAGTAGATGCCGGCTGGATTCCCTACTCGCATCAGGTGGGGCAGACCGGAAAAACCGTCTGCCCGAAGATATACATTGCCTGCGGCATCAGCGGTCAGATTCAGCATCTGGCGGGCATGTCTTCATCGGATCTAATTATTGCCATCAATAAAGATCCGGATGCCCCCATATTCAAGTTTGCCAACTATGGACTGGTTGGGGACCTGTTTACAATCGTCCCGCTCTTAACCAAAGAGTTCAAAAACCTTTTGGGCAAGTAG